One Oryza glaberrima chromosome 11, OglaRS2, whole genome shotgun sequence genomic region harbors:
- the LOC127755167 gene encoding pentatricopeptide repeat-containing protein At3g24000, mitochondrial — protein sequence MLFLPLLPRRTRPPAIHRRRFHRPPPRPLLAAAASSSHRASTTASTQQCAPSTLALLADHPHPAVAEFPRAGFSRLGDHPLLARAIHGLAVRFALPLSAFHRNTLLAFYFRQRGAAAAALHLFDEMPDRTPSSWYTAVSGSVRCGRDGAAFELLRGMRERGVPLSGFALASLVTACERRGRDEGIACGAAIHALTHSAGLMGNVYIGTALLHLYGSRGIVSDAQRLFWEMPERNVVSWTALMVALSSNGYLEETLRAYRQMRREGVPCNANAFATVVSLCGSLENEVPGLQVASHVIVSGLQNQVSVANSLITMFGNLGRVQDAEKLFDRMEEHDTISWNAMISMYSHQGICSKCFLVFSDMRHHGLRPDATTLCSLMSVCASSDHFSHGSGIHSLCLRSSLDSSVTVINALVNMYSAAGKLSDAEFLFWNMSRRDLISWNTMISSYVQNCNSTDALKTLGQLFHTNEFPNHLTFSSALGACSSPGALIDGKMVHAIVLQLSLQRNLLVGNSLITMYGKCNSMEDAEKVFQSMPTHDVVSYNVLIGGYAVLEDGTKAMQVFSSMRSAGIKPNYITMINIHGSFTSSNDLHNYGRPLHAYIIRTGFLSDEYVANSLITMYAKCGNLESSTNIFNSITNKNIVSWNAIIAANVQLGHGEEALKLFIDMQHAGNKLGRVCLAECLSSCASLASLEEGMQLHGLGMKSGLDSDSYVVNAAMDMYGKCGKMDEMLQMVPDQAIRPQQCWNTLISGYAKYGYFKEAEETFKQMVTMGRKPDYVTFVALLSACSHAGLVDKGIDYYNSMASSFGVSPGIKHCVCIVDLLGRLGRFAEAERFIEEMPVLPNDLIWRSLLSSSRTHKNLEIGRKAAKKLLELDPFDDSAYVLLSNLYATNARWVDVDKLRSHMKTININKRPACSWLKLKNEVSTFGIGDRGHKHAEKIYAKLDEMLLKLREVGYIADTSSALHDTDEEQKEQNLWNHSEKLALAYGLIVVPEGSTVRIFKNLRVCSDCHLVFKLVSMVFNREIVLRDPYRFHHFKVGSCSCSDFW from the coding sequence ATGCTgtttctccctctccttcctcgccgcacccggccgccggccatccaccgccgtcgcttccaccggccgccgccgcggccgctcctcgccgccgccgcctcctcctcccaccgcgCATCCACTACCGCCTCCACGCAACAATGCGCTCCATCTACTCTCGCCCTGCTCGCCGACCACCCGCACCCGGCCGTCGCGGAGTTCCCGCGCGCCGGCTTCTCCCGCCTCGGCGACCACCCCCTCCTCGCCCGCGCCATCCACGGTCTCGCCGTCCGCTTCGCGCTCCCGCTCAGCGCCTTCCACCGCAACACCCTCCTCGCCTTTTACTTCCGCCAAcggggtgccgccgccgccgcgctccacctgttcgacgaaatgcccgACCGGACCCCGTCGTCCTGGTACACCGCCGTCTCCGGCTCCGTCCGGTGCGGCCGCGACGGCGCGGCCTTCGAGCTGCTCCGCGGCATGCGGGAGCGTGGCGTCCCGCTCAGCGGGTTCGCGCTCGCCAGCCTCGTCACCGCGTGCGAGCGCCGGGGCCGGGACGAGGGCATCGCGTGCGGCGCCGCCATCCACGCGCTCACCCACAGTGCCGGGCTCATGGGCAACGTCTACATCGGCACGGCGCTCCTGCACCTGTATGGCTCCCGTGGGATCGTGTCCGATGCACAGAGGTTGTTCTGGGAGATGCCCGAGAGGAATGTCGTGTCGTGGACAGCGCTGATGGTGGCATTGTCATCCAATGGTTACCTGGAAGAGACACTGAGAGCTTACCGTCAGATGAGGAGGGAAGGGGTCCCGTGCAATGCAAACGCATTCGCGACGGTGGTCAGCTTGTGTGGATCGCTCGAGAATGAGGTGCCTGGGCTTCAGGTTGCTTCCCATGTCATTGTCTCTGGACTCCAAAACCAGGTCTCTGTAGCGAATTCGTTGATTACCATGTTTGGCAACTTGGGAAGGGTGCAGGATGCCGAGAAGCTCTTTGATCGAATGGAGGAACATGATACTATTTCATGGAACGCGATGATATCGATGTACTCACATCAAGGAATCTGCAGCAAATGTTTTCTGGTGTTTTCAGATATGCGTCATCATGGATTAAGGCCTGATGCAACAACCCTGTGCAGCTTGATGTCTGTCTGTGCCTCCTCAGATCATTTCAGCCATGGAAGTGGAATTCATTCCCTGTGTCTCAGGAGTAGTCTGGATTCATCAGTAACAGTAATTAATGCTCTGGTTAATATGTACTCTGCTGCTGGAAAATTGAGTGATGCTGAGTTTCTGTTCTGGAACATGAGTAGAAGGGACCTAATATCATGGAACACTATGATTTCATCCTATGTGCAGAACTGTAATAGCACCGACGCGTTGAAGACACTAGGTCAGTTATTTCATACAAATGAATTCCCAAATCACCTGACATTTTCCAGTGCTCTAGGAGCATGTTCAAGTCCAGGAGCCTTGATAGATGGCAAAATGGTTCATGCCATCGTATTGCAGTTGAGTCTTCAGAGAAATCTACTGGTTGGTAATTCTCTCATCACGATGTATGGGAAATGCAATTCTATGGAAGATGCTGAGAAAGTTTTTCAGTCGATGCCGACTCATGATGTTGTCAGCTACAATGTACTTATTGGTGGCTACGCAGTACTTGAGGATGGTACAAAGGCAATGCAAGTATTTTCTTCGATGAGAAGTGCAGGGATAAAGCCAAATTACATTACAATGATAAATATCCATGGTTCTTTCACATCTTCAAATGATCTGCATAATTATGGAAGGCCCTTACATGCATACATAATACGCACTGGATTTTTGTCAGATGAGTATGTTGCTAACTCTCTAATCACAATGTATGCAAAATGTGGCAATTTAGAGTCAAGCACTAATATATTCAATAGTATCACCAACAAAAACATTGTTTCATGGAATGCCATAATAGCAGCGAATGTCCAACTTGGCCATGGAGAGGAAGCTCTAAAGCTCTTCATTGATATGCAGCATGCTGGAAACAAACTTGGTCGTGTTTGCCTAGCTGAATGTCTGTCATCCTGTGCAAGCCTTGCATCATTAGAAGAAGGCATGCAGCTACATGGTCTTGGTATGAAATCTGGGCTGGATTCAGACTCATACGTTGTTAATGCTGCAATGGATATGTATGGGAAATGTGGAAAGATGGATGAAATGTTGCAAATGGTTCCTGACCAAGCCATTCGACCTCAACAATGCTGGAATACGCTGATATCTGGTTATGCAAAATATGGGTATTTCAAGGAAGCTGAGGAAACATTTAAGCAAATGGTTACAATGGGTAGAAAGCCAGACTATGTAACGTTTGTTGCTCTACTCTCAGCTTGTAGTCATGCTGGTCTAGTAGACAAGGGTATAGATTATTATAACTCTATGGCTTCTTCCTTTGGTGTTTCCCCTGGAATAAAACATTGTGTATGCATAGTGGATCTTCTCGGACGCTTAGGTCGGTTTGCAGAGGCAGAGAGATTTATTGAAGAAATGCCAGTCTTACCAAATGATCTGATATGGCGGAGTTTGTTGTCCTCTAGTAGAACCCACAAAAATCTTGAAATTGGGAGGAAAGCCGCCAAAAAGCTTCTTGAATTGGATCCATTCGATGATTCAGCTTATGTTCTTCTGTCAAACTTATATGCTACAAATGCAAGATGGGTGGATGTTGACAAATTACGAAGTCACATGAAAACCATCAATATAAACAAAAGACCAGCTTGCAGTTGGCTTAAGCTGAAGAATGAAGTAAGCACCTTTGGTATTGGTGACCGGGGTCATAAGCATGCAGAGAAGATCTACGCAAAGTTAGATGAAATGTTGCTGAAACTCAGGGAAGTAGGTTATATTGCTGACACATCATCTGCACTGCATGACACAGATGAAGAGCAGAAGGAGCAAAACCTTTGGAACCATAGTGAGAAACTCGCGTTGGCATATGGCCTTATCGTTGTCCCAGAAGGATCTACAGTAAGAATATTCAAGAATCTCAGAGTCTGTTCAGACTGTCATCTGGTATTTAAGCTGGTTAGCATGGTTTTTAATAGGGAAATTGTGCTGAGAGACCCATATAGGTTTCACCACTTCAAAGTAGGATCATGTTCTTGTTCAGATTTTTGGTGA
- the LOC127754764 gene encoding putative disease resistance protein RGA3 isoform X1, with the protein MADPVTIGAAVGWGMKAAGWIISPIISNLMKEGFSYLGFDTSKKLGQLEIKVLELELMLGLEAAQIYPHRNRLEPLLKNLRSAYYEAEDILDDVEYHRLKGQVQSHPCHRNWVHKIRSALPSCSFMKNQENGNMSDEAPSGISRKKLKKSLEKIENIINEAHRILPLLSLPNQGNVNKRQIVHANSRSPVTTATPPPVVIGREKDCDNIISMLHEHVSNVQPGSSNSVLCYSIIGIYGIAGSGKSTLAQLVCASEKKDKQEKKDGHFDLIMWVHVSQNFSVDTILTEMLEAATGKKCDRFNNLDTLEQKLEEALSGKRFLLVLDDIWYHNSENQHEQQKILTPLRVGKPGSKVLVTSRTEYALLALGALKCIPISDLDDNVFLKLFLHYALPLVNMDERDQRKLEVIGANIAKKLRRSPLAARTVGGQLQIRPNVDFWRDACNRDLLNETMGALWWSYQHLDEQVRRCFSYCSIFPRRHQLKRDELVNLWVAEGFISTTDTGEEEAAAQQYFGELVSSSFLNKHMGEYSSEKNVYFTVHDLLHDLAEKVAGSDCFRIQQDWAGVFPRNVRHLFIEAYDETIITERILEMENLRTLVIHCISRDMMDHETVYESIFMKLRKLRVLKVQSDALWRQYTGFSVLSLPASIKKLKHLRYFGYQSGYVYKLVLPSTISTLHHFQVLDFGNCMELVFSSEEDLSKLNSLRHVIVSPLFPLSIRHLGRLTSLQTMPPIKVERGEGYELQQLRRLNKLRGRLEIQGLENVESKEAAAEANLGAKECLQQLVLVWEDDNESCSPDVQEEVLEGLCPPMELESLEIKGYQGSRYPSWLVVQQNCGPNYLHELRLSGCSRMGSIPALTHLCSLTIFNCSWDSLPDDMERLTSIKNLTLSHCYNILLLPTLPKSLELLRVDGCSTELTSSCRTTGHPNWHKIKHIPRKYMGMVTCQMRLPLVFQRRN; encoded by the exons ATGGCAGATCCAGTGACCATCGGTGCTGCAGTAGGTTGGGGCATGAAAGCGGCAGGCTGGATCATCTCACCCATCATCTCAAATCTGATGAAGGAAGGCTTCTCCTACCTTGGCTTTGACACATCGAAGAAGCTGGGACAGCTTGAGATCAAAGTTTTGGAGCTAGAGCTGATGCTAGGACTGGAGGCAGCTCAGATTTATCCTCACAGGAATCGCTTGGAGCCATTGTTGAAGAACCTTAGATCTGCTTACTATGAAGCTGAAGACATCTTGGATGATGTTGAGTATCACCGTCTAAAGGGGCAGGTCCAATCTCATCCTTGTCACAGGAATTGGGTGCACAAGATACGGTCTGCTCTGCCCAGCTGCTCCTTCATGAAAAACCAG GAGAATGGTAACATGTCAGATGAGGCTCCCTCTGGTATTTCAAGAAAGAAATTGAAGAAAAGCCTAGAGAAGATAGAAAACATTATCAATGAAGCCCACAGAATTTTGCCACTTTTGAGCTTGCCAAACCAAGGTAATGTTAACAAGAGACAAATTGTGCATGCCAATTCACGCAGCCCAGTCACCACTGCAACTCCTCCACCGGTAGTAATTGGCCGAGAAAAGGACTGTGACAACATCATATCTATGCTTCATGAGCATGTAAGTAATGTTCAACCAGGATCATCCAACAGTGTTTTATGCTATTCTATAATTGGTATTTACGGCATCGCCGGGTCTGGGAAATCTACCCTTGCACAGCTTGTTTGTGCCAGTGAGAAAAAGGACAAACAAGAGAAGAAGGATGGTCATTTCGACCTTATTATGTGGGTTCatgtttctcagaattttagTGTGGATACCATTCTTACTGAGATGCTAGAGGCAGCTACAGGGAAGAAATGTGATCGCTTCAATAATCTTGACACTCTCGAACAGAAGCTGGAGGAGGCATTGAGTGGAAAACGGTTCCTGCTCGTACTAGATGATATCTGGTACCACAACAGTGAGAATCAGCATGAGCAACAGAAGATATTGACTCCATTGAGGGTTGGGAAGCCAGGAAGCAAGGTCTTAGTAACTAGTCGAACTGAATATGCATTGTTAGCTCTGGGTGCACTGAAATGTATTCCAATATCTGACTTGGATGACAACGTGTTCCTCAAATTATTCCTGCATTATGCACTTCCATTGGTAAACATGGATGAACGAGATCAAAGGAAATTAGAAGTGATAGGGGCTAACATTGCAAAAAAGCTTAGGCGTTCACCTCTAGCAGCCAGAACAGTGGGAGGACAATTGCAAATAAGACCAAATGTTGACTTCTGGAGAGATGCCTGTAATCGAGACCTTTTGAATGAGACAATGGGAGCTTTGTGGTGGAGCTACCAACATCTTGATGAGCAGGTCAGACGATGCTTTTCTTACTGCAGTATTTTCCCTCGAAGACATCAACTGAAACGCGACGAGTTAGTTAACTTGTGGGTGGCAGAAGGGTTTATTAGCACTACTGATACAGGAGAGGAGGAAGCTGCTGCTCAGCAATACTTCGGTGAATTAGTATCATCCTCATTTCTGAACAAGCATATGGGAGAATATTCCAGTGAAAAAAATGTTTACTTTACAGTTCATGATCTACTGCATGATTTAGCAGAGAAGGTTGCAGGAAGTGATTGCTTTAGAATTCAGCAAGATTGGGCAGGAGTATTTCCTAGAAACGTTCGCCATCTTTTTATTGAGGCTTATGACGAAACAATAATTACTGAAAGAATTTTAGAAATGGAAAATCTACGTACTCTGGTTATTCATTGTATCAGTAGAGACATGATGGATCATGAAACagtatatgaaagtatattcaTGAAGTTGAGGAAATTGCGGGTACTGAAAGTACAATCCGACGCACTCTGGCGACAATACACGGGATTTTCAGTACTATCATTGCCAgcatctattaaaaaattaaaacatctaCGGTATTTTGGTTATCAGTCAGGCTACGTTTACAAATTGGTCTTACCAAGCACGATCAGCACACTTCACCATTTTCAGGTGCTAGATTTTGGTAACTGCATGGAGTTGGTATTTTCCTCAGAAGAAGATTTGAGTAAACTTAACAGCCTGCGGCACGTAATCGTATCCCCACTTTTCCCTTTGAGCATTCGTCACCTTGGCAGGCTGACGTCGCTCCAGACGATGCCACCTATCAAAgtagagaggggggaggggtacGAGTTACAGCAGCTGAGGCGACTAAATAAGCTTCGAGGCAGGCTGGAGATCCAGGGTCTTGAAAATGTTGAGAGCAAGGAGGCAGCTGCTGAAGCCAATCTTGGTGCCAAGGAATGCCTCCAACAACTAGTGCTGGTATGGGAGGATGACAACGAGAGCTGCAGCCCTGATGTCCAAGAAGAGGTACTTGAGGGCCTCTGCCCACCCATGGAGCTTGAATCGTTGGAAATCAAGGGTTACCAGGGCTCAAGGTATCCTAGTTGGCTGGTGGTTCAGCAGAATTGTGGCCCCAATTACCTACACGAACTTCGTCTCTCtggctgcagccgaatgggatCCATTCCTGCACTCACTCATCTTTGTTCGCTTACCATTTTCAATTGCAGCTGGGACTCCTTACCAGATGATATGGAGCGCCTTACGTCAATCAAGAACCTGACGTTAAGTCATTGCTATAATATCTTGTTGCTTCCAACGCTGCCCAAATCTCTTGAATTGCTTAGAGTTGATGGCTGCAGCACCGAGCTCACGAGCTCGTGTCGAACAACTGGCCATCCAAATTGGCACAAGATCAAGCACATTCCACGCAAATATAT GGGAATGGTAACATGTCAGATGAGGCTCCCTCTTGTATTTCAAAGAAGAAATTGA
- the LOC127754764 gene encoding putative disease resistance protein RGA3 isoform X2 has protein sequence MKAAGWIISPIISNLMKEGFSYLGFDTSKKLGQLEIKVLELELMLGLEAAQIYPHRNRLEPLLKNLRSAYYEAEDILDDVEYHRLKGQVQSHPCHRNWVHKIRSALPSCSFMKNQENGNMSDEAPSGISRKKLKKSLEKIENIINEAHRILPLLSLPNQGNVNKRQIVHANSRSPVTTATPPPVVIGREKDCDNIISMLHEHVSNVQPGSSNSVLCYSIIGIYGIAGSGKSTLAQLVCASEKKDKQEKKDGHFDLIMWVHVSQNFSVDTILTEMLEAATGKKCDRFNNLDTLEQKLEEALSGKRFLLVLDDIWYHNSENQHEQQKILTPLRVGKPGSKVLVTSRTEYALLALGALKCIPISDLDDNVFLKLFLHYALPLVNMDERDQRKLEVIGANIAKKLRRSPLAARTVGGQLQIRPNVDFWRDACNRDLLNETMGALWWSYQHLDEQVRRCFSYCSIFPRRHQLKRDELVNLWVAEGFISTTDTGEEEAAAQQYFGELVSSSFLNKHMGEYSSEKNVYFTVHDLLHDLAEKVAGSDCFRIQQDWAGVFPRNVRHLFIEAYDETIITERILEMENLRTLVIHCISRDMMDHETVYESIFMKLRKLRVLKVQSDALWRQYTGFSVLSLPASIKKLKHLRYFGYQSGYVYKLVLPSTISTLHHFQVLDFGNCMELVFSSEEDLSKLNSLRHVIVSPLFPLSIRHLGRLTSLQTMPPIKVERGEGYELQQLRRLNKLRGRLEIQGLENVESKEAAAEANLGAKECLQQLVLVWEDDNESCSPDVQEEVLEGLCPPMELESLEIKGYQGSRYPSWLVVQQNCGPNYLHELRLSGCSRMGSIPALTHLCSLTIFNCSWDSLPDDMERLTSIKNLTLSHCYNILLLPTLPKSLELLRVDGCSTELTSSCRTTGHPNWHKIKHIPRKYMGMVTCQMRLPLVFQRRN, from the exons ATGAAAGCGGCAGGCTGGATCATCTCACCCATCATCTCAAATCTGATGAAGGAAGGCTTCTCCTACCTTGGCTTTGACACATCGAAGAAGCTGGGACAGCTTGAGATCAAAGTTTTGGAGCTAGAGCTGATGCTAGGACTGGAGGCAGCTCAGATTTATCCTCACAGGAATCGCTTGGAGCCATTGTTGAAGAACCTTAGATCTGCTTACTATGAAGCTGAAGACATCTTGGATGATGTTGAGTATCACCGTCTAAAGGGGCAGGTCCAATCTCATCCTTGTCACAGGAATTGGGTGCACAAGATACGGTCTGCTCTGCCCAGCTGCTCCTTCATGAAAAACCAG GAGAATGGTAACATGTCAGATGAGGCTCCCTCTGGTATTTCAAGAAAGAAATTGAAGAAAAGCCTAGAGAAGATAGAAAACATTATCAATGAAGCCCACAGAATTTTGCCACTTTTGAGCTTGCCAAACCAAGGTAATGTTAACAAGAGACAAATTGTGCATGCCAATTCACGCAGCCCAGTCACCACTGCAACTCCTCCACCGGTAGTAATTGGCCGAGAAAAGGACTGTGACAACATCATATCTATGCTTCATGAGCATGTAAGTAATGTTCAACCAGGATCATCCAACAGTGTTTTATGCTATTCTATAATTGGTATTTACGGCATCGCCGGGTCTGGGAAATCTACCCTTGCACAGCTTGTTTGTGCCAGTGAGAAAAAGGACAAACAAGAGAAGAAGGATGGTCATTTCGACCTTATTATGTGGGTTCatgtttctcagaattttagTGTGGATACCATTCTTACTGAGATGCTAGAGGCAGCTACAGGGAAGAAATGTGATCGCTTCAATAATCTTGACACTCTCGAACAGAAGCTGGAGGAGGCATTGAGTGGAAAACGGTTCCTGCTCGTACTAGATGATATCTGGTACCACAACAGTGAGAATCAGCATGAGCAACAGAAGATATTGACTCCATTGAGGGTTGGGAAGCCAGGAAGCAAGGTCTTAGTAACTAGTCGAACTGAATATGCATTGTTAGCTCTGGGTGCACTGAAATGTATTCCAATATCTGACTTGGATGACAACGTGTTCCTCAAATTATTCCTGCATTATGCACTTCCATTGGTAAACATGGATGAACGAGATCAAAGGAAATTAGAAGTGATAGGGGCTAACATTGCAAAAAAGCTTAGGCGTTCACCTCTAGCAGCCAGAACAGTGGGAGGACAATTGCAAATAAGACCAAATGTTGACTTCTGGAGAGATGCCTGTAATCGAGACCTTTTGAATGAGACAATGGGAGCTTTGTGGTGGAGCTACCAACATCTTGATGAGCAGGTCAGACGATGCTTTTCTTACTGCAGTATTTTCCCTCGAAGACATCAACTGAAACGCGACGAGTTAGTTAACTTGTGGGTGGCAGAAGGGTTTATTAGCACTACTGATACAGGAGAGGAGGAAGCTGCTGCTCAGCAATACTTCGGTGAATTAGTATCATCCTCATTTCTGAACAAGCATATGGGAGAATATTCCAGTGAAAAAAATGTTTACTTTACAGTTCATGATCTACTGCATGATTTAGCAGAGAAGGTTGCAGGAAGTGATTGCTTTAGAATTCAGCAAGATTGGGCAGGAGTATTTCCTAGAAACGTTCGCCATCTTTTTATTGAGGCTTATGACGAAACAATAATTACTGAAAGAATTTTAGAAATGGAAAATCTACGTACTCTGGTTATTCATTGTATCAGTAGAGACATGATGGATCATGAAACagtatatgaaagtatattcaTGAAGTTGAGGAAATTGCGGGTACTGAAAGTACAATCCGACGCACTCTGGCGACAATACACGGGATTTTCAGTACTATCATTGCCAgcatctattaaaaaattaaaacatctaCGGTATTTTGGTTATCAGTCAGGCTACGTTTACAAATTGGTCTTACCAAGCACGATCAGCACACTTCACCATTTTCAGGTGCTAGATTTTGGTAACTGCATGGAGTTGGTATTTTCCTCAGAAGAAGATTTGAGTAAACTTAACAGCCTGCGGCACGTAATCGTATCCCCACTTTTCCCTTTGAGCATTCGTCACCTTGGCAGGCTGACGTCGCTCCAGACGATGCCACCTATCAAAgtagagaggggggaggggtacGAGTTACAGCAGCTGAGGCGACTAAATAAGCTTCGAGGCAGGCTGGAGATCCAGGGTCTTGAAAATGTTGAGAGCAAGGAGGCAGCTGCTGAAGCCAATCTTGGTGCCAAGGAATGCCTCCAACAACTAGTGCTGGTATGGGAGGATGACAACGAGAGCTGCAGCCCTGATGTCCAAGAAGAGGTACTTGAGGGCCTCTGCCCACCCATGGAGCTTGAATCGTTGGAAATCAAGGGTTACCAGGGCTCAAGGTATCCTAGTTGGCTGGTGGTTCAGCAGAATTGTGGCCCCAATTACCTACACGAACTTCGTCTCTCtggctgcagccgaatgggatCCATTCCTGCACTCACTCATCTTTGTTCGCTTACCATTTTCAATTGCAGCTGGGACTCCTTACCAGATGATATGGAGCGCCTTACGTCAATCAAGAACCTGACGTTAAGTCATTGCTATAATATCTTGTTGCTTCCAACGCTGCCCAAATCTCTTGAATTGCTTAGAGTTGATGGCTGCAGCACCGAGCTCACGAGCTCGTGTCGAACAACTGGCCATCCAAATTGGCACAAGATCAAGCACATTCCACGCAAATATAT GGGAATGGTAACATGTCAGATGAGGCTCCCTCTTGTATTTCAAAGAAGAAATTGA